The sequence CCATTTGGCCAGCTCTGAGATCAGAAAAAgacattctcaaaaatattttactATAATGTTGACAACAGAAGACTTTCTCGAGTTTAGGCAAGTGACAATTCCAGTACCCAACAAAGACAAGAGATTAAATTTCCAACAGGAACAACAAGAGAGCCTTGAACAATTTGATATAGGTGTCAACAAAAGAGAGACTTTTATAAAGATGACAACCAAAGGAAAATGAACAGTAAAAACAACTATCAATGTCGTTTTCCACTTATCTGCAAGCACCTGTTTACAGGCTGAAAACTAATAAATGCATGATGCTTGTTTAGTAGGTTGTCGTAAGTTATAGGCAAATCACCACCTAGTTGTCCACTACTTCTAGAATTGACAAACACAATCACTGGACATACTGGTATATGAGAAGCAATTTCTGTTTCTGAGTCACCTTCCCCTATATAAGTATGTAATCATGGATATAAAATTCCATCGAGAAATTCTCCGATTCCGATTTGCCTTCATCGATTTCAGCCATGACTAACTGCACGATTACATTGAAATAACCATAAATAATAAGCTATGATATTCATATACTGTATGCAACTAACTATTATCTTAAGCATCAAATAAACTCCCTtggagcgtccacagtggtgcgagtataaccaaagaccaaagactaaaaaaaagaccaaatttgggtttagtccgtcatgtggcgtagtgggaaaaaaatatatttggtcgcgcgttgataaacattacgcctgggatcaggcgttggtaaagataacgcccgaatggggcgttgataaagataacgtgcgagtggggcgttggtatagtatacgcttcagaaacaaaaaaaaaaaaaaaatggggcggaggtataaagcccgcctcATGCAAGTTTTATAAATTGTgaaagtggggcgttaagtatatgaacgccccatttcgcgcgttgtctttaccaacgccccatcgggcgtacattatatcaacgccccgtttcaggcgtacattatatcaacgccccttgtgtagcggacattatatcaacgcccgatgaatggcggagattatatcaacgcccgatgtgtagcggagattatatcaacgcccgattatatttggatttggtcttgatcgcagaccaaatttggtctggattttactctttgatcaaattttgatcgatggtccgtcccactacgccagcccactcgactgaaaatttgggtttactcgtccattgcagttgctcttagagaaCCAATGACAAACATATAGTATTCATGCATTGAAACAGATAAAATTGCTTGGATCCAATTGAAAATGAAAGCTAAAAAATGTCCCACTCTCGTAATTGGATCCCACTTGCATTACAAAACATATCGACTTAAGAAAATTGACTTGCAATAAATGATAATAAGAATATGATCCTTCTAAATCAACTTTTTGATACCAGTGGATATCTACATAAGCACTCCCAATTCCGATATGTGCAAGGGAGAATCCGAATCGGAAGAATATGAGTATATTGAAGATGACAAAAAAATATGTGGATAATTCTTTATACCTGAATGAGACAAATCTGAAGAGAGTTTGTAaccttctttctttcttcctgaTCTTCTcgaatcaattaaaataaataaaatagatcctCATATTAAACCCAAATGTATCAAATTTCGAAGCTATAACTCAAAATCACAActaaaaaacagaaaattgatATCAAAATGTTACCTGATTGATGATTCTAGGTAACGATATTATGATTATAGGGTATGGAATAAAACAGAGAGAAAGAATATAAGAAGGATGTTAACGTTGTCGTCGTCGTCGTCCTAGAGTTTCCTTGTTTATATAAAAGTAAGTTCCTCTCTCTATGATAAAATCAGACCTCTAAATTCTTGCTTCTCTTCCTGAAGAGGAAACACACAACTTTACTtccatttgaaaaaaaaaacacaatttcagAAAATATGGGCCTCTCGTAAATTTGTTTAAGAAAAATGGGTGCGACTGTTAACTTTTCTGACGGTGGGTTTAAGGGTGGGAAAAATCTGAAAATGGGTGTGGTGGTAGTTTTCGCtagtaggaattactgtttagtccagtttttcatgacccagttaatggctagtccacccgtgaaaaacatttacttcttagtccaaaaacatgtttttggactaggttATTTACTCTCgagtccaaaaacttcgtggaaattataaagtgtattttctaaatacctaaaacacccttccaggtctaattagtatcaacacatgtaaatgttactagtagtatgttattacatactagtaatatcaatacgatgatactacatattaatatctactatactagtagtaacaaaaatatcttactaatttgttactagtaaattaggtaactactttactatactagtaTGTATACTAGTATAGTATACTATACTAGTATGCTAGTATAGTAACTAGTATCCTAGTCTATAGTATACttgtaactagtactagtagtaacatgtagtatcaatacataacaattttttgatatgtaatatcaatacataacatactatatatcaatatgtagtatcaataaataacatactacatattgatatgtagtatcaatacataacataacagtattgaacataacatattgatatgtagtatcaatatatgtagtatcaatatataacatattactagttactactagtatactacatattactactagtatactagttactacacaTTACTAttagtatactacatattactactagtatactagttactacatattactactagtatactacatattacatatgttattactacatactacatattactactagtatactagttgctACATATTACTattagtatactacatactacatattactactagtatactagttcctacatattactactagtatactagttactactaatatactacatatgttattactacatatgacataacatatgtattaatatacataatattatatgttaggattagcagagtaattttactcttttcaaaacttttttggactagcgaaTAAATATGTTTTCtcgctggactagccattaatccGGGTCGGATTTACTGGACTAAACAAGAAAGTTCTCTTTTCACTAACCAGTTCTCATCGTGAGTCGTGACAGGTAACCGGGCCCATCAGCCCGATCCAATTAAAAATCAGACATTGGCCTGTAACTCAACTACTCAAGAAGATTGCTCGAGTTGAGGTGAGAGAACAATCGTTTTCCCTCTCTCTCCCACCCTCCCCAGGGTAAAGTCCAAGACTTTCTTATTCCCTCTATTGTACAAACTATCTCCAACAATAATCCTAACAACCACTCACTCCCCCAGAAAATCCCCCTCACTCTAAAACTCACtgaattagggtttttcatcCATAACCCATGATGGATATTACTTGTTATCATCAAATTAGGTGTACATCATCCCCAATTCGTTTCATTTCTCCTCCTCATCCATATAgggtttcatcaaaatcaatctatataaacaatcaaaggaaaaggagaaatctTTGTTTAGTTGCTTCTTCTTCTGATACTTTGATTGCTGGATCACATAAAGAAGAAGACAATGGGAAAACTATTAAGAAATCATCAACatcaattgatgaatatgaagattTGAAATCTTGGATGCATAGTAAAGGTTTACCCCCTTGTAAAATTGTTCTTGATGAAAAAGATTGCAAGTTTCATACTCAGAAACACAGGCCTATCCATTATGTTGCTGCTAGTGAAGATCTTGAGGTAAATTCTTGTTTGCAAAACTAACAAGTGGCCGTGGGTGGCTGCTGACTTTACAACAAGAATTGTTTTTATACTCCAGAAATGGTTGTGTGTTATTCTAATGTGGTTTGGCTTGTCTATGTTTGAAGAAAGGAGATATGGTGTTTTCGGTTCCGGATGAATTGGTTGTTACCCTTGAGAGAGTTCTTGGAAACGAAACAATTGGTGAAGTACTCCCTTTTAAGTGCCAATTGATGGAAAAGTTAGATTTTTGACGATTTATTAGCAATGTATAATGAATTTTGgatgtttgtgaattgaaaatttAACAGTTACTGTTTTATTAGATATCTTGCTTTTGATTGAATGAATGTCTGTTTGTTTGTTTCATGTAGCGGAATTGTTGACAACGAACAAGCTGTCAGAATTGGCTTGCTTGGCATTGTATCTCATGTATGAGAAGAAGCAGAAAAAGAAATCTTTCTGGTATCCTTTCATCAGGGAGCTTGATCGCCAACGAGGGAGGGGTCAATTAGCTGCGGAATCTCCACTTCTATGGTCAGAAGATGAACTGGCTTACTTGACTGGGAGCCCTACAAAGGTATAATTAGTTGTTCTCATGATATTACATTGGTTACAAATGCTTAGGTTGAAAGTGGTGAGATTTTTATGGTGATAAAATTTCAGGCGGCAGTTCTTGAACGGGAAGAAGGGATTAAGAGAGAGTATAATGAGCTTGACACTGTCTGGTTTATGTCAGGATCACTATTTCAGGTCTTTTTGTAGCTTCCTCACAAAAGTCACTTTGCTTTCAAATTTGCACTACTCCGTAGTGCTTGTTTCAATGTTATTGAATACCTTAAACCTGATGTGGCTTTAATTCAATTTTGCAGCAATACCCATATGATATACCTACCGAGGCCTTTCCATATGAGATTTTCAAGCAAGCTTTTGTTGCTGTTCAGTCTTGTGTAGTTCATTTGCAGGTAAAGTTTTGTGTTCTTGGCTGAGATATTCAAGATCTTCATAGCTTCAGTGCAAAGTATTATATTGGTTTAAGTCGTGTTGTTACATCTCTTACGTCCAGCCATCCTACATAATTCATTTATCTGAACTATTTTAGAACAACCATGACAACACCCAAGGGACGTttattcaagttttttacatgatgagtttgttttagtgGAATGAATAGCGAAGGTTCGTGAACTAAGATTTAACTTTCTAATGGAGCAGAAAGTTAGTTTGGCACGAAGATTTGCTTTGGTTCCTCTAGGGCCACCACTGTTGGCTTACAAAAGCAATTGCAAGGCCATGCTTACTGCTGGGGAAGGTGCTGTTCAGCTCATGGTTGACCGCCCATATAAGGCTGGGGAGCCAATTTTTATCTGGTATGCTATCTCCCTTCACATGATTGCTTAGTTCTGTCTTTATTATAGTCAGTTCTGTTAGTAGTGGTTATTCTATGGTGTTATTCTGATATTTGAAGCTGGTTTGTCCTGTAGGTGTGGACCACAGCCTAATTCAAAGCTTTTAGTAAACTATGGCTTTGTTGATGAAGATAACCCCTATGACCGCATTTTGGTTGAGGTGAAAACTGAGTTCATCCTGATAGTTTTGTCGTTAGCCTTCTTTTTGTACATTAAGAGTTTGTAGGTCTTGGTTCTTACAAGCTTTTTTTGAACCAGGCATCCCTTAGCACTGAGGATCCTCAATACCACGATAAGAGAATGGTTGCGCAGCGAAATGGAAAACTGGCCATACAAGTCTTTCAGGTGTGGGATTTAACCATTACCCTTTTCTGTTTCTTCGTTAAGCGAATCCATGCACGCTTGAACTTATTTTTGAGACTATTTCCTAACCTGTCACAGGTCTCTGCTGGCAAAGAAAAAGAAGCAGTTTACGATATGCTTCCTTACCTTCGACTAGGCTATGTTTCAGATCCGTCCGAGATGGAGTCCGTGATTTCTTCTCAAGGCCCTGTATGTCCAGTAAGTTAACTATGATTCTATCAGACTGTTGTTTGTTAAACTTTCTTATGTAGCCCAACTTCCCTGAATAATAACCTACAATAGCATTCTGTAAGAATGTTGGGGTCGTAATTGCAAATCAACTTACATTCTAGAAGCAACCCTATTCGCTCATCCCCACTATTCAACATTAATACGGTTTTGTAAGCTACCCAATTTTTCTGAATAAGGTTTCTTTCTTGTGGATGCTCACTAGAATCCGGTGATTTAGTTTAACCAGAAGAATTATTTTGACAGATAAGCCCATGTATGGAACGTGCAGTTCTGGATCAACTTTCTCACTATTTTACAGCTCGTTTAGCTGGCTATCCCACTACCTTAAGTGAAGATGAAGCCTTGGTAATGACCCTGTTGAGTTTTCTAATGTTAGCATGTTATTCCTTTGTCGAACCTTCACTGATATCTATTTGTATTTATCAGTTGACAGATTCCAGCTTGGACCCTAAGAAACGAGTTGCTACCCAGCTTGTCAAACTAGAAAAGAAGATGCTAACTGCCTGCCTTCATGCTACAGTTGAACTGATAAAGCAGCTACCCGATGATACTATATCTCCCTGCCCTGCTCCATACGCCCCTCAACTAAAATAAAAGGTACTCTCTCTCCCTTAGGTAATTTATTTATGTCTGTCTCTCCCTCTCTCATCCTTTATAATTGGATTTCAGAAATGTCAGACGATCAAGCTCCTAATTGTGAATAATCCTGTAAACAAAGAGCAGGCTTTTGTAACTTTGTGGCGATTTGAAAGTGGGCATGAACTAGGTAAAGCTTACACCTTAGAAATTCATaacaaaacagaaaaaaagttGATTCTGATTTTTGCCACAAATGACCAGAGGAAAgtgaaatgaaaaagaaagagcTTTCTCTATTTTTATTGataggatttttttttcctatttagcTTTGTTTTATGCGGTAGACATTCACACTTAGATGCAAGCTGATCTCACTTCTCTTACAGGACTTTTCTTTTTAACATTGCCAAATGCTTCAAATGGTTTTCTGCCAAATTAATAGGGTCAACTAGCAGATCGTCTGACTTCATTTTGTGAAGGGGGAAGTCATGGAACTTTGGGCCGGAACTTCGAAAACATTATATTCAGATGATTTTGTCAATTTGCCATGGCTGTTAATCCTTCGCCTTTCAATCTGTACA comes from Papaver somniferum cultivar HN1 chromosome 7, ASM357369v1, whole genome shotgun sequence and encodes:
- the LOC113298164 gene encoding ribulose-1,5 bisphosphate carboxylase/oxygenase large subunit N-methyltransferase, chloroplastic-like — protein: MMDITCYHQIRCTSSPIRFISPPHPYRVSSKSIYINNQRKRRNLCLVASSSDTLIAGSHKEEDNGKTIKKSSTSIDEYEDLKSWMHSKGLPPCKIVLDEKDCKFHTQKHRPIHYVAASEDLEKGDMVFSVPDELVVTLERVLGNETIAELLTTNKLSELACLALYLMYEKKQKKKSFWYPFIRELDRQRGRGQLAAESPLLWSEDELAYLTGSPTKAAVLEREEGIKREYNELDTVWFMSGSLFQQYPYDIPTEAFPYEIFKQAFVAVQSCVVHLQKVSLARRFALVPLGPPLLAYKSNCKAMLTAGEGAVQLMVDRPYKAGEPIFIWCGPQPNSKLLVNYGFVDEDNPYDRILVEASLSTEDPQYHDKRMVAQRNGKLAIQVFQVSAGKEKEAVYDMLPYLRLGYVSDPSEMESVISSQGPVCPISPCMERAVLDQLSHYFTARLAGYPTTLSEDEALLTDSSLDPKKRVATQLVKLEKKMLTACLHATVELIKQLPDDTISPCPAPYAPQLK